A single genomic interval of Paenibacillus macerans harbors:
- a CDS encoding HPr family phosphocarrier protein, protein MERTFRITDEDGIHARPATALVNTANKFKGAESFAEAKGKKVTLKSILGVLSLGLEQGDTITLSVEGEQAAEALQALTDVMVNEGLGEVNA, encoded by the coding sequence ATGGAAAGAACCTTTAGAATTACGGATGAAGACGGTATCCACGCACGCCCTGCTACGGCATTGGTAAATACGGCCAACAAGTTTAAAGGAGCTGAATCCTTTGCCGAAGCGAAGGGCAAAAAAGTGACCCTGAAATCGATTCTCGGGGTGTTGTCCCTGGGACTGGAGCAAGGGGACACCATTACGTTGTCCGTTGAAGGAGAACAAGCTGCAGAAGCTCTTCAAGCGCTCACCGACGTCATGGTTAACGAGGGGTTAGGGGAAGTAAATGCTTAA
- the ptsP gene encoding phosphoenolpyruvate--protein phosphotransferase — protein sequence MLKIDGIAASAGVAIAAAFRLEHPDFTVKRRDASDPAAELARLDEALAKSQQELEAIKERTLQELGEKKAEIFESHLLILNDPELLDPVREKISSEKVNAEYALDETANQFIAMFENMKSAYLQERAADMRDVTKRVLTHLLGLTYVNPAEIDREVIVIAEDLTPSDTAQLNRKYVKGFTTNIGGRTSHSAIMARSLEIPAVVGTKEVLGKVNNGDLVIVDGLDGLVIINPSDDVVKEYTQKRDDYLKQIEEWKKLREVATTSKDGVHVELAANIGTPNDVAGVLDNGGEAVGLYRTEFLYMGRTELPSEEVQFNAYKTVLEKMEGKPVVVRTLDIGGDKELPYLNLPKEMNPFLGFRAIRLCLEQKDLFRTQLRALLRASVYGTLRIMFPMIATLDEFRAAKAVLQEEKEKLTAEGVKVADDIQLGIMVEIPSTAVMADQFAKEVDFFSIGTNDLIQYTMAADRMNERVSYLYQPYNPAILRLVKMVIDAAHKEGKWAGMCGEMAGDKVAIPLLLGLGLDEFSMSATSILPARSQISKLSKAEMEALAAKALQMRTAEEVVELVGGIGE from the coding sequence ATGCTTAAGATCGACGGCATCGCCGCTTCGGCCGGCGTGGCCATCGCCGCGGCGTTCAGACTGGAGCATCCCGATTTTACGGTAAAACGCCGGGATGCTTCGGATCCCGCCGCCGAGTTGGCACGGCTGGACGAAGCGCTGGCCAAATCGCAGCAGGAGCTTGAAGCGATCAAAGAGCGCACGCTTCAAGAGCTTGGCGAGAAGAAAGCGGAGATTTTCGAATCCCACCTGCTGATCCTGAACGATCCTGAGCTGCTGGATCCGGTACGGGAAAAAATTTCCAGCGAGAAAGTGAACGCGGAATACGCGCTGGACGAGACGGCAAATCAGTTTATCGCCATGTTCGAGAACATGAAAAGCGCGTACCTGCAGGAACGCGCCGCGGACATGCGGGACGTCACCAAACGGGTGCTGACCCATTTGCTGGGCCTCACCTACGTCAATCCGGCGGAGATCGACCGGGAAGTCATCGTTATCGCCGAGGATTTGACGCCGTCCGATACTGCTCAGCTTAACCGCAAATACGTCAAGGGCTTTACGACGAATATCGGCGGCAGAACGTCGCACTCCGCGATTATGGCCCGTTCGCTGGAGATTCCGGCCGTCGTCGGGACCAAAGAGGTGCTCGGCAAAGTAAACAACGGCGATCTGGTGATCGTGGACGGTCTGGACGGCCTGGTGATCATCAACCCGTCCGACGATGTGGTGAAGGAATACACGCAAAAACGCGACGACTACCTCAAGCAAATCGAGGAGTGGAAGAAGCTGCGCGAAGTGGCGACCACGTCGAAGGACGGCGTGCACGTTGAACTGGCGGCCAACATCGGCACGCCGAACGACGTTGCCGGGGTGCTCGACAACGGCGGCGAAGCCGTAGGCTTGTACCGCACCGAGTTCTTGTACATGGGCCGCACCGAGCTGCCGTCGGAGGAAGTTCAATTTAATGCTTACAAGACGGTGCTGGAAAAAATGGAGGGCAAGCCAGTCGTTGTCAGAACGCTCGACATCGGCGGCGACAAGGAGCTGCCTTACCTTAATCTGCCGAAGGAGATGAACCCGTTCCTCGGCTTCCGCGCCATCCGTCTTTGCCTGGAGCAAAAGGATCTGTTCCGTACGCAGCTGCGCGCCCTGCTTCGAGCGAGCGTTTACGGCACGCTGCGGATCATGTTCCCGATGATCGCCACGCTGGACGAGTTCCGCGCAGCCAAAGCGGTGCTCCAGGAAGAGAAGGAGAAGCTGACGGCCGAAGGCGTCAAGGTCGCGGACGATATCCAGCTCGGCATTATGGTGGAGATTCCTTCGACCGCCGTTATGGCCGATCAATTCGCCAAAGAAGTGGATTTCTTCAGCATCGGCACCAACGATCTCATTCAATATACGATGGCCGCCGACCGCATGAACGAACGCGTTTCCTACTTGTATCAACCGTATAACCCGGCGATTTTGCGTCTGGTGAAAATGGTGATCGACGCCGCCCACAAGGAAGGCAAATGGGCCGGCATGTGCGGCGAGATGGCGGGCGATAAAGTGGCGATTCCGCTGCTGCTCGGCCTCGGCCTGGATGAGTTCAGCATGAGCGCGACCTCGATTTTACCGGCACGCTCGCAGATTTCCAAGCTTTCCAAAGCGGAGATGGAAGCTTTGGCAGCCAAAGCGCTGCAAATGCGGACCGCGGAGGAAGTCGTGGAACTGGTGGGCGGTATCGGCGAGTAA
- a CDS encoding transposase, giving the protein MEVNTGTELQPFSSRFNSEQDCMEALIAMKWPNGFVCPRCAHTRCSRLTSRHIPLFECGKCKHQTSPLVGTIFEGTHLPLVKWFHALELFLLPDGISALRLRQVIRVTYKTAWLVLHKIRHAVGEFDARELLSGDVKVNSDQYGRNPSRCQLSHPYASAVVAGCTVKDSGEPEQVKIRLVPNKRGGEKRANRQDLTAFISGHVDVRTSEVQLFPQAFRLYAPLRKVVREAWESLKSTYGALGLKHLQAYLNEYTGRRRLRLSGGRPGAEETMRQKLLRMCVAIPAIPYRKLVARQPNQPLGAAA; this is encoded by the coding sequence ATGGAAGTCAATACGGGAACGGAACTTCAGCCATTCAGCAGCCGTTTTAACAGCGAGCAGGACTGCATGGAAGCGCTAATCGCGATGAAGTGGCCAAACGGCTTTGTCTGCCCGCGCTGCGCTCACACCCGGTGCAGCCGTCTGACTTCCCGGCATATCCCCTTGTTCGAGTGCGGAAAGTGCAAGCATCAAACATCGCCTTTGGTCGGCACGATTTTTGAAGGAACGCATCTCCCCCTGGTGAAGTGGTTTCACGCTCTGGAGTTGTTCCTGCTCCCTGACGGCATCTCGGCGCTGCGGCTGCGCCAGGTGATCCGGGTCACCTACAAAACCGCCTGGTTAGTGCTTCACAAAATACGTCATGCCGTGGGGGAGTTCGATGCCCGGGAGCTGCTCTCCGGAGACGTGAAGGTGAACAGCGATCAGTACGGACGTAATCCGTCCCGGTGTCAGCTTTCGCATCCGTACGCCTCGGCGGTCGTGGCCGGCTGCACGGTCAAGGATTCGGGCGAGCCGGAGCAGGTCAAAATCCGCCTGGTGCCAAATAAGCGGGGAGGCGAAAAGAGGGCAAACCGTCAAGATCTAACCGCGTTTATTAGCGGGCATGTGGATGTCCGTACATCGGAGGTGCAGTTGTTCCCTCAGGCCTTTCGGCTGTATGCTCCCTTGCGCAAAGTGGTGAGAGAGGCGTGGGAATCGCTGAAGAGTACGTATGGAGCCCTGGGACTGAAGCATCTGCAGGCGTACCTGAACGAGTACACCGGACGCCGCCGGCTGCGCCTGTCCGGAGGACGGCCCGGAGCGGAAGAAACGATGCGGCAGAAGTTGCTGCGCATGTGTGTGGCGATTCCGGCGATCCCTTACCGTAAGCTGGTCGCGCGCCAACCGAATCAGCCCCTTGGGGCAGCAGCCTGA